A window of bacterium genomic DNA:
CATTTACGCTCACATTCAGGCGATGATATTGAGCTCCAATCCTTTAGAGCGTATGCGTCTTTAGGCGGTAATAGTGATGTTGATATTGATTTCCACTCCTTTAGAAAAGCCTCTACCTCCTCCTCTCTTATTTTTGCTTCTTTTTCATGCTTCTCCTTCTGTTCAAGAAGCTGTTGTGCAATAGTCTGTCCAACAGGCTTAGAAGTGGTTTTTGGGCAGTCGCCGATACGGCGGCCAGTGAGTTTTGTTATGGAATTTATAGTTTCCCCCCTCTCTCCCGGGCCTTTCATGCGTATGGTGCCCTTGAAAGTGGTGCCACTATAAGTGATTTCACCTTCGATTTCAACTTTACCCTCTTTATCAACGCACACTGCTTTCCATGTCACTTTGTTTCCGATTATCTTTTGCTCTATTATCTTACAGTTCTCCTCTTCCTCTTTTTCAGAAGTTTTAGGAATTAAATCCTCTTTTGTTATACACTGGGTCATTTTTTGTGGAGGCATCTGGAAAGGCATTCCTTCCACGGTTATTTCCATGGTGGTTTCCCACAAGCCTTCCTGCATATCTACCCCTTCTTTAGCTTTAGCAGATAAAGCTATTGACCCTGCCAAACCTAAGAAGATCAGAACCCCAACCATTGCAACCCAAAACCTTAAACTCCAAAACTTTTTCCTTTGCATGCTACACCCCCTTTTTCATCTTTAAAATAATTATAAT
This region includes:
- a CDS encoding DUF3617 domain-containing protein; the protein is MQRKKFWSLRFWVAMVGVLIFLGLAGSIALSAKAKEGVDMQEGLWETTMEITVEGMPFQMPPQKMTQCITKEDLIPKTSEKEEEENCKIIEQKIIGNKVTWKAVCVDKEGKVEIEGEITYSGTTFKGTIRMKGPGERGETINSITKLTGRRIGDCPKTTSKPVGQTIAQQLLEQKEKHEKEAKIREEEVEAFLKEWKSISTSLLPPKDAYALKDWSSISSPECERKWGKLNIQEGEWEIAEEVRELHLDTLVLRGQSYIDKKDGNFTECLKRDRLLPCFVREDPRVRDIKRSGNKLIWKIQETENWSTELGGEISYWSTDTEGGGEISYSGNTFKGTICTKYKDSGNYEVYTITKLTGRRIGGECYFEDKEGRSYTTKPRWDDYTSQEEGRSYTTEERRDYTSEKRSYTSQERKTKSKEKLNPIKSIRKKFGL